The following nucleotide sequence is from Chromatiales bacterium.
AGTAGGGTTAACAAAAAAGTTATGACTGCAACAATGCCGTCTTGAAGTTTTATCTTCCATATCTGCGTGAATGATTTGATGCGCACCAATGATGCAACCGCCAGAATAATAACTGCAGCTAGAGTCGCTTGCGGCAGGTGGTATAGTAGCGGGGTTAGAAATAATAATGTGAAGCCTATCAGCACTGCGGTTACCAGAGATGAAAAACCAGTAACCGCTCCGTTCTCTATGTTAACCGCCGAGCGTGAAAAAGACCCTGAGACTGCGTAGCCTTGGAAGAAACTAGAAGTCAGATTGGAGAGACCTTGACCGATGAGTTCTTGATCGGCATCCAGTCTCTGTCTGGTTTTGACCGCCATTGCTTTAGCGATAGATATCGCTTCCATAAAACCTATCAGCGCGATAGCCAAAGCAGCACCAGCCATCTCCTGAAACATCTTCAGACTCATTTGCGGCATTTCAAACGATGGCAAGCCTTGTGGTATGTTGCCGACAACGCGCCCGCCATTGCCATCAAAGTCAAAAAGCCAGGAAATGAGAGTGGCGACGATGACCGCAATTAGAACATTGGGTGATCTCGGTAGGTATCTCTTCAATATCAGCATCAATGCTAGAGAACCTATGGCAATCGCTACAGTATATAAGTGGAAGTCAGTCCAACCTGCTTGTAAGGTGTCCCAAACCACCTGATAATGATATTCCGACCGACCGACTTCGACACCGAAAATTTTGTCTAACTGCGAAGTCGCAATAATAATCGCCGCCGCACTGGTAAAACCAGTCACCACCGGATGGGAGAGAAAGTCGACCATCATGCCGAGCCGAACCACGCCCAGTGCCAGTTGCACGACACCGACCATAAGCGCCAACATCACTGCGTAGGCAAAATAACCTTCGCTACCGCTTGCCGCAGTTGACCCTATAGCCGACGCTGTTAATAGCGACACCACAGCAACCGGTCCGGTGGCAAGTTGACGCGACGAACCGAAAAATGCCGCAATGGCAACTGGCAGACAAGAAGCGTATAAACCATAATAAGGCGGTAAGCCGGCGAGTTGCGCATAAGCCATAGATTGAGGCACTAGCACGAGTGCTACTGTGACGCCAGCAAGGATATCGGCTTTGACAACCTCAGTATTTTTTAATTCACCAACCCAGCTTCTGAAGGGCGTAATATTTTTCAATAACCCACGCCCTAAATTTTTTATTGTTTTTAAGATTAGCGAATTATCGGTCATATATAAGATTGTTGTATGGTCATAGAATGTTATACTAACACAGCATAAAGAAAACTTTACATAGCTAAAACCGAAAAAATGGAATACCGCCCGCTTTCCGACACTCCCGTCAAAGTCAGTGTCATCTGCTTAGGCACGATGACCTGGGGAGAACAAAACACCGAACAAGAAGCACATCAACAGCTCGATTTTGCGGTTGAGCGAGGCGTTAATTTTATTGATCTAGCAGAGATGTACCCAGTCCCACCTAGGGCAGATACGCAAGGCTTAACTGAGCACTACTTCGGTAGCTGGCTGGCTAATTACTCTGCGAGAGAAGACCTAATTATCGCCACTAAAGTATCGGGGCCTGGCATGGTTGATTACCTGCGCGATGGCCCGCAATTGACCGCCGAGCATATCACCCAAGCAGTGGAAGATAGCCTGCGGCGTATCGGCAGCGACTATATTGATTTATACCAAGTGCATTGGCCAGCGCGTAAGACTAATTTCTTCGGACAGCTAGGCTATAAGCACGCAGAGGAGGATAGTTCTACACCGATTGACGAAACACTGGAAGCGCTACAAAATCTGGTGCAGGCTGGCAAAGTTCGTTATATAGGAATCTCCAACGAAACCCCGTGGGGGACAATGACCTACCTGAAGCTCGCCCAGCAACATAACCGACCGCGCATCGTCAGCATACAAAATCCATACAGTTTGTTGAATCGGACTTTTGAAGTCGGGATGGCAGAAACCGCCCATCGCGAGAAAGTAGGTTTACTGGCTTACTCTCCTCTGGCTTTCGGCGTGCTGAGCGG
It contains:
- a CDS encoding SulP family inorganic anion transporter, which gives rise to MTDNSLILKTIKNLGRGLLKNITPFRSWVGELKNTEVVKADILAGVTVALVLVPQSMAYAQLAGLPPYYGLYASCLPVAIAAFFGSSRQLATGPVAVVSLLTASAIGSTAASGSEGYFAYAVMLALMVGVVQLALGVVRLGMMVDFLSHPVVTGFTSAAAIIIATSQLDKIFGVEVGRSEYHYQVVWDTLQAGWTDFHLYTVAIAIGSLALMLILKRYLPRSPNVLIAVIVATLISWLFDFDGNGGRVVGNIPQGLPSFEMPQMSLKMFQEMAGAALAIALIGFMEAISIAKAMAVKTRQRLDADQELIGQGLSNLTSSFFQGYAVSGSFSRSAVNIENGAVTGFSSLVTAVLIGFTLLFLTPLLYHLPQATLAAVIILAVASLVRIKSFTQIWKIKLQDGIVAVITFLLTLLFAPHLENGILIGVLLSLGLYVYQTMRPQISLLSRHADGSLRDAAKNILKVCPQIAIVRFGGSLFFANTGYFHDKILERVSNQPELRFIIIDAVTMNDIDATGQEMLNQLARTLVDQNIEFLFARPPVVVMETFQRSGFASGEWLDSFFNSRDEALQYAWQQLAKQKITCSVEGCVAKDMSGCIMRRNRRAPDKLLRTLMSGLAKKKDSKAPPEQPNNPSLEG
- a CDS encoding NADP(H)-dependent aldo-keto reductase; translated protein: MEYRPLSDTPVKVSVICLGTMTWGEQNTEQEAHQQLDFAVERGVNFIDLAEMYPVPPRADTQGLTEHYFGSWLANYSAREDLIIATKVSGPGMVDYLRDGPQLTAEHITQAVEDSLRRIGSDYIDLYQVHWPARKTNFFGQLGYKHAEEDSSTPIDETLEALQNLVQAGKVRYIGISNETPWGTMTYLKLAQQHNRPRIVSIQNPYSLLNRTFEVGMAETAHREKVGLLAYSPLAFGVLSGKYLGDKKPKGARLTLFDFFNRYINKLGIEATEHYCKIAEQAGLDPAQMALAYVNTRTFLTSNIIGATTMQQLEADIDSVNVKLSADVLEAIEKIHTEIPNPCP